A genome region from Methanobacterium bryantii includes the following:
- a CDS encoding redox-regulated ATPase YchF encodes MLQIGVTGKPNVGKSSFFNSATLSQVEVASYPFTTIDANKAVAYVTTKCPCTELKITCNPQNSKCVDGTRMIPVELIDVAGLVPGAHEGRGLGNKFLDDLRQSGAFIHIIDASGSTDEEGRPVDAGSHDPLEDVDFLEHEITMWLFGILKKNWSRLIRKAQAEKVDFARIIHDQLSGIGISLEDILEAKRSIPTEYHAWEDEDMQEFLAVLLRIAKPMLIVANKADLPTAEENVKRLQEKYENVIPASAESELALVKAAEAGLINYTSGDSDFEIVDPEKLSDAQKKALNYIKEHVLNKYGSTGVQEALNTVIFDLLKMIVVFPVEDEHKMCDGKGNVLPDAILIRTGSKPRDLAYVIHTDIGESFMHAMDARSCMRVSSDYELKSGDIISIICR; translated from the coding sequence ATGCTACAGATCGGAGTAACAGGAAAGCCAAACGTTGGAAAATCTTCATTTTTTAATTCAGCAACTTTAAGTCAGGTTGAAGTTGCAAGTTATCCATTCACCACCATAGATGCAAATAAAGCAGTTGCCTATGTCACAACAAAATGCCCATGTACAGAACTAAAGATTACATGCAATCCCCAAAACTCAAAATGTGTTGACGGGACCCGGATGATACCTGTAGAACTCATAGATGTTGCAGGGTTAGTTCCAGGAGCTCACGAAGGACGTGGACTTGGAAATAAGTTTTTAGATGATTTAAGGCAATCTGGAGCATTTATACATATAATAGACGCTTCAGGATCAACTGATGAAGAAGGACGACCTGTAGACGCAGGTTCTCATGATCCGCTTGAAGACGTGGACTTCTTAGAGCATGAAATAACCATGTGGCTCTTTGGGATATTGAAGAAAAACTGGAGCAGGTTAATAAGAAAGGCCCAGGCAGAGAAGGTTGATTTTGCTAGAATTATACATGACCAGCTCAGCGGGATTGGAATATCATTAGAGGATATCCTTGAAGCAAAAAGGTCTATTCCTACAGAGTATCATGCATGGGAAGATGAAGACATGCAGGAATTTTTAGCTGTTCTGCTGCGTATAGCTAAACCAATGCTCATAGTCGCCAACAAGGCAGACCTTCCAACTGCAGAGGAGAACGTAAAACGCCTGCAGGAAAAATACGAAAATGTAATTCCAGCATCTGCCGAATCAGAATTAGCTCTGGTAAAAGCCGCAGAAGCAGGTTTAATAAATTATACTTCTGGAGACTCAGACTTTGAAATAGTAGATCCTGAAAAATTAAGCGATGCCCAGAAAAAAGCCTTGAATTATATTAAGGAACATGTACTCAATAAATACGGAAGTACTGGAGTACAGGAAGCGTTAAACACGGTAATTTTTGACCTTTTAAAGATGATCGTTGTTTTTCCTGTTGAAGATGAACATAAGATGTGCGACGGCAAAGGTAACGTGCTTCCAGACGCTATTCTAATTAGAACAGGGTCAAAACCAAGGGATTTAGCTTACGTAATCCATACAGATATTGGTGAGAGCTTCATGCATGCTATGGACGCGAGGAGCTGTATGAGGGTGAGCAGCGACTACGAACTTAAAAGTGGAGATATCATAAGCATTATTTGCCGGTAA
- a CDS encoding S8 family serine peptidase, protein MKKHIILLIVILISLFTFCSVASASNVSGINGSTNISSTSISSNITNNYTSKNTNSTNYKKNELFVKFKYSSKTSYKKISQMVNHQIGATVIKEYSEVKGLQLVRIPVNMSLNDAIAKYKKNSNVIYAEPNYAYAENSIPDDTYYDYQWGLSQVNASEAWNITTGSHKVIIAVIDSGIDLNHPDLKANIWINKGEIPGNNIDDDHNGYIDDVYGWNFISNNSNISDDDGHGTHVAGIIAAVGNNSKGVTGVMWSTTIMSLKFLDNEGNGYVDDAVSAIRYATKMGASIISCSWGGSEYSQALKDVIDASSALVVCAAGNRGSGANDDISPVYPACFTSKNIISVAATDANDTLASFSDYGLNSVDVAAPGTHICSTLPGSQYGYMQGTSMAVPYVTGLAGLIKSIRPDLTALQIKYTILNNVDYISSLAGKTLTGGRINALKALTNIITDSTAPAVSVNLKGGSYYSPLSISLKASEPATIYYTLNGSNPTRNSLVYTGPIVLKTSQTIKFMAIDMSGTLSYVYTDNYKIYRTVKYSYKAKVSHKKWYKKWYKKWYKHGYNRYGRWHYYWTYKWKYKWAYKLYYTYETRYGKKYILT, encoded by the coding sequence TTGAAAAAGCATATAATACTGCTGATAGTTATATTAATTTCATTATTTACTTTTTGTAGCGTAGCTAGCGCCTCAAATGTTTCGGGCATAAACGGTAGTACTAACATATCTTCAACATCCATTTCTTCAAATATAACAAATAATTACACCTCAAAAAATACTAATTCTACAAATTACAAAAAAAATGAGCTTTTTGTTAAATTTAAGTACAGCAGTAAAACCAGTTATAAAAAAATTTCCCAAATGGTTAACCACCAAATTGGGGCTACTGTAATAAAAGAATACAGCGAAGTGAAAGGATTACAATTGGTTAGAATACCTGTAAATATGTCTCTAAATGATGCAATAGCAAAGTATAAAAAAAATTCTAACGTAATTTATGCCGAACCTAATTATGCCTATGCAGAAAATTCTATTCCGGATGATACTTACTATGATTATCAATGGGGACTTTCTCAGGTCAATGCCTCAGAGGCATGGAATATCACAACTGGATCACATAAAGTTATAATTGCAGTAATTGATTCAGGAATTGATCTAAATCATCCTGATCTTAAAGCCAATATATGGATAAATAAAGGCGAAATACCCGGAAATAACATTGATGACGACCACAATGGATATATAGATGATGTTTATGGATGGAATTTCATCAGCAACAATAGCAATATCTCCGATGATGACGGGCATGGTACCCATGTAGCAGGGATTATTGCAGCCGTTGGTAACAACTCCAAAGGAGTTACAGGAGTTATGTGGAGCACCACCATCATGTCCCTAAAATTCCTTGATAATGAAGGGAACGGGTACGTAGACGATGCTGTATCTGCAATACGTTATGCAACCAAGATGGGAGCAAGCATAATAAGCTGTTCATGGGGAGGAAGTGAATATTCCCAAGCCCTTAAAGATGTAATTGATGCTTCTTCTGCTCTGGTAGTCTGTGCTGCAGGAAATAGGGGCAGTGGCGCAAATGATGATATTTCACCAGTCTACCCTGCATGCTTTACAAGTAAAAACATAATTTCAGTTGCAGCAACCGATGCAAACGATACTCTTGCATCTTTTTCAGATTATGGATTGAATTCAGTTGATGTAGCTGCTCCTGGAACACACATATGCAGCACATTGCCAGGATCACAGTACGGATATATGCAAGGAACTTCGATGGCTGTACCCTATGTAACAGGGCTTGCAGGACTCATTAAGTCAATAAGGCCAGATCTAACTGCCCTTCAAATAAAATACACCATTTTAAATAACGTAGATTATATAAGTTCTTTAGCAGGGAAAACCTTAACTGGCGGTAGAATTAACGCACTTAAGGCTTTAACAAACATAATAACAGATTCAACAGCTCCTGCAGTAAGTGTTAATCTAAAAGGAGGTTCTTACTACAGCCCATTAAGCATAAGCTTAAAAGCAAGTGAACCTGCAACCATTTATTATACGCTGAATGGAAGTAACCCTACAAGAAACAGTCTGGTTTATACAGGCCCCATTGTCCTTAAAACCAGCCAAACCATCAAATTCATGGCCATTGACATGTCAGGTACGTTGTCATATGTTTACACAGATAATTACAAAATTTATCGGACAGTAAAATACAGCTACAAAGCAAAGGTTTCACATAAAAAATGGTATAAAAAGTGGTATAAAAAATGGTACAAACACGGGTATAACCGATATGGAAGATGGCACTACTACTGGACTTACAAATGGAAGTACAAATGGGCTTATAAATTATATTACACATATGAAACACGTTACGGGAAAAAATACATCCTTACCTAA
- the cbiE gene encoding precorrin-6y C5,15-methyltransferase (decarboxylating) subunit CbiE: MSKLYIVGIGPGSKDYLTLASKKVVESSDVVIGSRRALDLFKIPDHGKIELNAQNMKEDMKLAVSEVKNGKIVALLSTGDPGFSGILKPILKLKEDINIEVIPGVSSVQLCAAKLKIPWDEADLVTMHGKGILEDILDTINNGKPTIMLPNFKPAELAAYLIENGIDPDRKAAICEKLSYGDEKIIETSLKNISEMEFSYMCVMVVY, encoded by the coding sequence ATGTCAAAGCTGTATATTGTAGGGATAGGTCCAGGATCTAAAGATTATTTAACTTTAGCTTCAAAAAAGGTGGTTGAATCTTCTGATGTAGTAATTGGAAGTAGAAGAGCACTTGATCTTTTTAAAATTCCAGATCACGGTAAAATAGAACTCAACGCTCAAAATATGAAAGAAGATATGAAACTCGCAGTTTCTGAGGTTAAAAATGGTAAAATTGTTGCACTGCTTTCAACTGGCGATCCTGGATTTTCCGGAATTTTAAAGCCGATTTTAAAGCTGAAAGAGGATATAAATATTGAAGTTATTCCGGGAGTAAGTTCGGTTCAGTTATGTGCCGCCAAACTTAAAATTCCGTGGGATGAAGCGGATTTAGTTACCATGCATGGAAAAGGGATTTTGGAGGATATTTTAGATACCATCAACAATGGAAAACCTACAATAATGCTTCCAAACTTTAAACCAGCTGAATTAGCAGCTTATTTAATTGAAAATGGCATTGATCCAGATAGAAAAGCGGCAATTTGTGAAAAACTCAGTTACGGCGATGAAAAGATAATAGAAACATCTTTAAAAAACATTTCAGAAATGGAATTCAGCTATATGTGTGTTATGGTTGTTTACTGA
- a CDS encoding chitobiase/beta-hexosaminidase C-terminal domain-containing protein, which translates to MTKKIICVILFILVAFSIINASYATQIGSTSYGYVDKVVYGNYSSNETVVLIVGVHPQENGIHKAIANAVKSKSASLNKRYVLYYVHVTKNVNDYSKSRMNGQLLAQKFVVPDVSNEHPMLVVDNHENHYKNSGYAYCRFLYPISGTKITKTYANQIISAMTFLRVYYPPNPTSPQYVTVPIAKKGIPTIIYETYAYDSAAKKASDANAIINALDKKVIQIPTVKASRSGGYFNTAKNVTLTMDKPGIIYYTINGSTPTITSTKYNAIITITHTTTLKYMAVDNNGHKSCVYTQTYILDQIAPKLVATYPKNNTTGISRTHPISIRFSENVLASINWSNVIVKNKYNQTCKITKWVSGNHIYIKTNSKRSKYLYYTIYIPASAVKDYAGNNFAGYTFKFKTGKY; encoded by the coding sequence ATGACAAAAAAAATAATATGTGTGATTTTATTCATTTTAGTAGCCTTTTCAATAATTAATGCCAGCTATGCAACTCAAATAGGAAGTACAAGCTATGGTTATGTGGATAAAGTAGTTTATGGAAATTACAGTTCTAACGAAACTGTAGTTCTTATAGTCGGGGTTCATCCACAGGAAAATGGAATACATAAGGCGATTGCTAATGCTGTAAAAAGCAAGTCCGCAAGTCTGAATAAAAGATATGTTCTTTATTATGTCCATGTAACTAAAAATGTCAATGATTACAGTAAAAGCAGGATGAATGGGCAATTATTAGCTCAAAAGTTTGTAGTACCCGATGTTTCTAATGAACATCCGATGTTAGTGGTGGACAATCATGAAAATCATTATAAAAACAGCGGTTATGCTTACTGCAGGTTTTTATATCCAATTTCAGGCACTAAAATAACTAAAACATACGCAAATCAGATAATCAGTGCGATGACATTTTTAAGAGTTTATTACCCTCCGAATCCTACAAGTCCCCAATATGTCACTGTACCAATTGCAAAGAAAGGAATACCTACAATAATCTATGAAACTTATGCATATGATTCAGCGGCTAAAAAGGCATCCGATGCCAATGCCATTATTAATGCACTGGACAAAAAAGTCATACAGATACCAACAGTGAAAGCCAGCCGATCTGGAGGTTACTTTAACACAGCCAAAAATGTTACTTTAACCATGGATAAACCTGGAATTATCTATTATACTATAAACGGCAGTACTCCCACAATTACAAGCACTAAATACAACGCCATCATTACAATAACCCATACAACCACATTAAAATATATGGCAGTGGATAACAACGGCCATAAATCTTGTGTTTACACACAAACTTACATCCTTGACCAAATAGCTCCAAAACTGGTTGCAACATATCCAAAAAATAATACTACTGGCATTTCAAGAACCCATCCTATTTCTATCAGGTTCAGTGAGAATGTTTTAGCCAGTATTAACTGGTCTAATGTTATTGTGAAAAATAAGTATAATCAAACATGTAAAATAACTAAATGGGTCAGTGGTAACCACATTTATATTAAAACAAACAGCAAAAGAAGCAAATACTTATACTACACAATTTACATTCCAGCATCAGCTGTAAAAGATTATGCCGGCAATAATTTTGCAGGATACACTTTTAAGTTTAAAACTGGGAAATACTAA
- a CDS encoding cupin domain-containing protein, translating to MLIRDIKNCDYFKALDNTILCELLHPKKENEDLNINYSIAHAILKAGESSLPHRLKTSIEIYYILEGKGIMHIDDESEEVQPGQVIYIPANSKQYIENTAPNELKFLAMVYPMWQEEDEELV from the coding sequence ATGTTGATAAGAGACATTAAAAACTGCGATTATTTTAAAGCCCTTGATAATACTATTCTCTGCGAATTACTACATCCAAAAAAGGAGAATGAAGACTTAAATATAAATTACAGCATTGCCCATGCAATTTTAAAGGCGGGTGAATCTTCACTACCCCACAGATTAAAAACTTCCATTGAAATATATTACATCCTTGAAGGCAAGGGCATTATGCATATTGATGATGAATCTGAAGAAGTTCAGCCAGGTCAAGTGATTTACATCCCTGCAAATTCAAAGCAGTACATTGAAAACACAGCCCCTAATGAACTTAAATTTTTAGCCATGGTTTACCCAATGTGGCAGGAAGAGGATGAAGAATTAGTTTAA
- a CDS encoding magnesium transporter, giving the protein MKNKSAQGSDFLQFISEIIERPVFDSNGKIVGKCKDCIISTKRSYPVINAIVLRGPHKKDINIPWEYVNNSRSTISLNTLFENIKEYNIGERDIKLVEDVFDKQLVDVDGKKIRRINDLQVSPVNSHYRLIGVDISLKGALRRLGLEKIASSLKINLQEDYIDWKDIDVSTSRDNMFNLKLKVHKYDLKKLHPADIADIVEKLSVKDSVTILNSFDDEVAADILEEVSQENQMCLLDEIDSKKAANILNKMSPDDATDLLGCLSDSKTDNLLELMDPEESNDLKKLLQYPEDTAGGIMTTEFAAVSEELKAGEIVDKLKEMDKEAESIYYIYALSKQDNLTGVTSLKQVLFADPDKPIKEFMTKDVISVDVNKKQFDVIETIAKYNLLAVPVTDDENHLKGIVTVDDAIDLLLQSKS; this is encoded by the coding sequence TTGAAAAATAAATCTGCTCAGGGGAGTGATTTTTTACAATTTATAAGCGAAATCATTGAAAGACCCGTGTTTGACTCGAACGGTAAAATAGTTGGAAAGTGCAAAGACTGCATAATCTCCACCAAGAGATCTTATCCTGTAATAAATGCAATAGTTCTTCGCGGACCCCATAAAAAGGACATTAACATACCCTGGGAATATGTAAACAATTCAAGAAGCACTATATCACTTAATACCCTCTTTGAAAATATTAAAGAGTATAATATAGGCGAAAGAGACATCAAGCTTGTAGAAGACGTGTTTGATAAACAGCTGGTGGATGTAGATGGCAAAAAAATAAGAAGAATTAATGACCTGCAGGTATCCCCCGTTAACAGCCATTATAGACTTATTGGTGTAGATATAAGTCTTAAAGGGGCGCTGCGAAGACTTGGACTGGAAAAAATAGCCAGCAGCCTTAAAATAAACCTTCAAGAGGATTATATCGATTGGAAAGACATCGATGTCTCAACAAGCAGGGACAACATGTTCAATTTAAAATTAAAAGTTCATAAATACGACCTTAAGAAGCTTCACCCTGCAGACATAGCAGATATAGTTGAAAAGTTGAGCGTTAAAGACTCAGTTACCATCCTCAACTCCTTTGATGATGAAGTTGCTGCCGACATTCTGGAAGAAGTTTCACAGGAAAACCAGATGTGTTTACTAGATGAAATTGATTCTAAAAAAGCTGCAAATATTTTAAATAAAATGTCGCCTGATGATGCAACGGATTTACTCGGCTGTCTTTCCGATTCTAAAACAGATAACCTGTTGGAATTAATGGATCCCGAAGAATCAAATGACCTGAAGAAACTTCTACAGTACCCCGAAGACACCGCCGGAGGGATTATGACAACCGAATTTGCGGCAGTCTCTGAAGAGTTGAAAGCGGGTGAAATTGTAGATAAACTCAAAGAAATGGATAAAGAGGCTGAAAGTATTTATTACATTTATGCATTATCTAAACAGGATAATTTAACCGGAGTTACATCTTTAAAACAGGTGTTATTTGCAGATCCTGATAAACCAATAAAAGAATTCATGACTAAAGATGTGATATCCGTTGATGTTAACAAAAAGCAGTTTGACGTAATAGAAACCATTGCAAAGTACAATTTACTTGCAGTCCCTGTTACTGACGATGAAAATCATCTTAAAGGCATTGTAACCGTGGATGATGCCATAGATCTCCTTTTACAGTCTAAATCCTAA
- a CDS encoding HemK2/MTQ2 family protein methyltransferase gives MLEYKGIVIYTHRNVYEPAEDTFLLAENLDIQRRDEVLEIGAGTGLITVVAAQKSKKVTATDINEDAVKCALKNTITNRTYNVELKTGNLFEPVEDEKFDLILFNTPYLPTDEDEKFDEEINAAWDGGADGRATIDKFLNEVKDHLNEGGRVQLVQSSLSNNEKTIQKLEELGFEAGITASEKCFFEEIVVITGILK, from the coding sequence ATGTTAGAATACAAAGGAATCGTAATTTACACCCACCGTAATGTATATGAACCTGCAGAAGACACATTTTTACTTGCAGAAAACCTGGACATCCAAAGAAGAGATGAAGTACTTGAAATAGGTGCCGGTACTGGGCTTATAACAGTTGTAGCTGCACAGAAGTCAAAAAAAGTAACTGCAACTGACATAAATGAAGATGCAGTTAAATGCGCCCTTAAAAATACTATTACCAACAGGACTTATAACGTTGAATTAAAAACCGGGAACTTATTTGAACCTGTTGAAGATGAAAAATTCGACTTAATCTTATTCAATACCCCATATCTCCCAACGGATGAGGATGAAAAATTTGACGAAGAAATTAATGCTGCCTGGGACGGTGGAGCAGACGGCAGGGCAACTATAGACAAGTTCCTTAATGAGGTAAAGGACCATTTAAATGAAGGCGGTCGAGTCCAGCTCGTGCAGTCATCTTTATCCAATAACGAAAAAACCATCCAAAAATTAGAGGAACTGGGATTTGAGGCAGGTATAACTGCCAGTGAAAAATGTTTCTTTGAAGAAATTGTAGTTATAACCGGAATTTTAAAGTAA
- a CDS encoding carboxymuconolactone decarboxylase family protein: MTQSPYEIFIEECPEVAERFNDLIKAQQSLEGLDAKTKQLINIAIQTANRNVKGVQMHAMMAKNEGATREEVVGAVVLNLHHSGFASVLDCLPAAIDGFEGKFLTSKRV, from the coding sequence ATGACCCAGAGCCCATATGAAATATTTATAGAAGAATGTCCGGAAGTTGCAGAACGTTTTAACGATCTAATTAAAGCACAGCAGTCTTTAGAAGGATTAGACGCTAAAACAAAGCAGTTAATCAACATAGCCATTCAAACCGCTAATCGGAATGTAAAAGGAGTGCAGATGCATGCAATGATGGCCAAAAATGAAGGTGCTACTCGTGAAGAAGTTGTAGGTGCTGTAGTGCTGAATTTACACCATTCAGGATTTGCCTCGGTGCTTGACTGCCTTCCAGCTGCTATCGACGGGTTTGAAGGTAAATTTCTAACATCGAAACGAGTTTGA
- the rsmA gene encoding 16S rRNA (adenine(1518)-N(6)/adenine(1519)-N(6))-dimethyltransferase RsmA, producing MLVKETLKILKENDIRLDKRKGQNYLIDSNILNKIVDYADLSSEDTVLEIGAGIGTLTIPLAEHAKKVIAVEQDQKIAAVLNKRLKKLNISNVEVMVADAVKTDFPYFNKVVSNLPYKISSPITFKLLEYDFDFAVLMYQLEFAERMVAKPGESNYSRLSLMMSFCGDVEMLFEVSKHAFFPNPKISSAVIKLVPNKNVEIDEFFIKVSRALFQHKKKKVRNALLNSFHEIASVDKKEAKEIVSKLDENLLSARVVKLDPAEVMVISGELKHLIR from the coding sequence ATGTTAGTTAAAGAAACTCTAAAAATACTGAAAGAGAATGATATAAGATTAGATAAGCGAAAAGGCCAGAATTACCTGATAGATTCAAATATACTGAACAAAATTGTTGATTATGCAGATCTATCTTCTGAAGACACCGTACTTGAAATTGGCGCAGGTATAGGAACATTGACAATCCCCCTGGCTGAACATGCAAAAAAAGTGATTGCTGTTGAACAGGACCAAAAAATTGCTGCTGTTTTAAATAAACGCCTTAAAAAGCTTAATATTTCAAATGTAGAAGTTATGGTTGCAGATGCAGTAAAAACTGATTTTCCTTATTTTAATAAAGTTGTATCCAACCTTCCATATAAAATTTCATCCCCTATCACATTTAAACTGCTTGAATATGACTTTGATTTTGCAGTACTTATGTACCAGCTTGAATTTGCAGAAAGAATGGTGGCAAAACCGGGTGAATCTAATTATTCAAGATTATCATTGATGATGAGTTTCTGCGGGGATGTTGAAATGCTTTTTGAAGTTTCAAAACATGCATTCTTCCCAAACCCCAAGATATCATCGGCTGTGATCAAACTGGTTCCAAATAAAAATGTTGAAATTGACGAATTTTTCATAAAAGTTTCAAGGGCTCTTTTCCAGCATAAAAAGAAAAAAGTGAGAAATGCACTGCTTAACTCATTCCATGAAATTGCAAGTGTGGACAAGAAAGAAGCTAAGGAAATAGTTTCAAAACTGGATGAAAATCTTTTGAGTGCTAGGGTTGTGAAACTTGATCCTGCTGAAGTTATGGTAATTTCTGGTGAATTGAAACATTTAATACGTTAA
- a CDS encoding DUF655 domain-containing protein, with product MEEYAIILDYLPLGYVKEGIPSYKRKPVVQAMGKEEFTLLELIPKENVSLDIHQKVYIGSGKRDQISRVNRRLRYDDLTATAKVELNYVVEEIIKSKEDKFIGFFNEAGSISTRLHQLELLPGIGKKHMWDIIKARQEKPFESFDDLKKRVPMLSDPVKLLSKRVLMELEATGDKKGKRKYVLFTRSTTKRN from the coding sequence ATGGAAGAATATGCAATTATTTTGGATTATCTTCCTTTAGGTTATGTTAAAGAAGGTATACCATCATATAAAAGAAAACCTGTAGTTCAAGCTATGGGTAAAGAGGAATTTACTCTACTTGAGCTTATTCCAAAAGAAAACGTTTCACTGGATATTCACCAGAAAGTTTATATAGGCTCAGGAAAACGCGACCAGATCTCTCGTGTAAACCGACGACTCAGATATGATGACCTCACTGCCACTGCTAAAGTTGAATTAAACTACGTTGTAGAAGAAATCATTAAATCAAAAGAAGATAAATTCATTGGGTTTTTCAACGAAGCAGGATCAATATCAACCAGACTCCATCAACTCGAACTATTACCTGGAATTGGAAAAAAACATATGTGGGACATTATCAAAGCGCGACAAGAAAAACCGTTTGAAAGCTTTGATGATCTCAAAAAAAGGGTCCCTATGCTTTCAGACCCTGTAAAGCTTCTTTCAAAAAGAGTTCTTATGGAACTTGAAGCTACAGGAGACAAAAAAGGAAAGCGAAAATATGTACTTTTCACCAGATCCACTACAAAACGAAACTAA
- a CDS encoding RNA polymerase Rpb4 family protein, translating into MIGKKVIDTDPITISEVKEMLGELSEHYELTYEQNLALDHVTKFSKLDEEAAKKLVEELSEIIKKTQAIKVADIMPEDLADLRLIFAKERGSFKQEDMEKILEIVNNYR; encoded by the coding sequence ATGATTGGGAAAAAAGTTATCGATACTGACCCTATCACAATTTCAGAAGTTAAAGAGATGCTTGGAGAGCTTTCAGAGCATTATGAGCTTACATACGAGCAAAATCTTGCTCTGGACCATGTAACAAAATTTTCAAAGTTAGATGAAGAAGCTGCTAAAAAACTGGTTGAAGAACTCTCAGAAATAATCAAAAAGACTCAAGCTATTAAGGTAGCAGATATTATGCCTGAAGATCTAGCAGATTTAAGGTTAATATTTGCTAAAGAAAGGGGTTCATTTAAACAAGAGGACATGGAGAAGATATTGGAAATAGTAAATAATTACAGATAA
- a CDS encoding 50S ribosomal protein L21e has product MVTRSRGFRSKTRYKLKKDLRVSRANLITKKIQTFDESDLVHIIIDPSVQKGQPHPRFHGKTGRIADKRGRAYIVEINDGNKAKKLIIRPEHLKMQE; this is encoded by the coding sequence ATGGTAACCAGATCTAGAGGTTTTAGAAGCAAAACACGTTATAAACTTAAAAAGGACTTAAGAGTAAGTAGGGCAAATTTAATAACTAAAAAAATACAGACTTTCGATGAAAGTGATTTAGTCCACATAATAATTGATCCTAGTGTTCAAAAAGGTCAACCACACCCTCGTTTCCACGGGAAAACCGGTAGAATAGCTGATAAGAGGGGTAGAGCATACATAGTAGAAATAAACGACGGTAATAAGGCTAAAAAACTAATAATAAGACCTGAACACCTTAAAATGCAAGAGTGA